One Sphingobacteruim zhuxiongii DNA window includes the following coding sequences:
- a CDS encoding TonB-dependent receptor: protein MKKLLLFFALITTSYVSVQAQVTSSSMTGVVKQHDGVTREGASVKAIHTPSGTTYSGISNSAGRFSLVGMRVGGPYRVEISYVGKEPIVYQNVYIQLGRSFELNPVFGDDVKLIDAVEIRGQRQGQNMKTGASTQLSNRHLQNMPTISRSLKDFTRLTPQADVRGEALSVGGMHNRFNQLTIDGAVSNDVFGLNDAGTNGASTGTSPISLDAIEEINVQVAPFDVRASGFAGGGISAVTRSGTNALSGSVYYFMRNENLTGKTPPDLVRGEEVRKKLEDYKERQMGFRLGGPIIKDRLFFFANYERTENVTPLGYLPGTSASNIPLDAVKKVAELATAMGYKPGDYLDLESNNYSDKIFTRFDLNINERHKLTARYSYVKGSAFQISRSASSVNFNNAGILRKSDTHSGVIELNSRFSNVLSNNLVLGYSNIREPRAFPGDPFPRVAINGKNRNINLGPEPFSTINQLNQDIFTVTNNLTLFQGNHTVTFGTHNEFYKMYNGFIGSAFGNYTFTDSPATDINPNTQAPYTAIENFERRMASNFQYNYSATSDPRQGADISAMQLGFYIQDEFQVATNFKLNGGLRVDIPIYTSSPLENTDFNNSILAKQYDVQTNRMPKTAFLWSPRVGFHWDVEGNRSLVLRGGVGIFTSRYPFVWSSGAFTQSGVLLGGVQASVRSNMAPNITFIPDANKQPKSTEEIKPSGNISVLARDLKLPQMARVSFGMDYQLPWGVQATVDAMFSRNLSNFRFRDLNSKEPIGQLEGADNRLMYDPDVRKRRVLPNYTQVIYIDNVNKGYAWSGTAQLSKRFDQGFFGSIAYTYTESKDLFSGSSSQNQSNFFRTGTVNGSNNITLGHNSFSTGSRIIAYVSYHKEYLKNLGSTISLVYNGQSGNRFAYMIAGDPAGHSAGRSDQFSLMYIPKNASEIKFVDIPKGLTAAQQSAEFEKYIEGNPYLKSRRGQYAEINGDRTPFSHQFDLKFLQDLFVNVGGKKNTVQISVDIMNVGALLNKNWGKQYQGGQSFWDNNFRPIVFDSFEKDTNIPQYRLGNLNDGKPYYQHNLSSRWSAQVGLRYLLN from the coding sequence ATGAAGAAACTTTTACTATTTTTTGCTTTAATTACGACAAGTTATGTTTCGGTTCAAGCTCAAGTTACCAGCAGTAGCATGACTGGGGTTGTCAAACAGCATGACGGTGTCACAAGGGAAGGAGCAAGCGTCAAAGCAATCCATACACCCTCAGGGACTACCTATTCAGGTATCAGTAATAGCGCTGGCCGATTTAGTCTTGTAGGCATGCGTGTGGGCGGTCCCTATCGGGTGGAGATAAGCTATGTCGGAAAGGAGCCTATTGTTTATCAAAATGTCTACATACAGTTGGGACGCTCATTTGAGTTGAATCCTGTTTTTGGTGATGACGTGAAGTTGATTGATGCAGTTGAGATCCGTGGACAACGTCAAGGACAAAATATGAAGACAGGAGCCAGTACACAGCTTTCGAATCGACATTTGCAAAATATGCCTACTATTTCGCGGAGTTTGAAAGACTTCACACGTTTAACACCACAGGCAGATGTACGTGGAGAGGCTTTATCAGTTGGTGGAATGCATAATCGCTTTAACCAATTAACGATTGATGGTGCCGTGAGTAACGATGTGTTTGGATTAAACGACGCAGGAACAAATGGTGCTAGTACTGGTACATCTCCTATATCTTTGGATGCCATAGAGGAGATTAATGTACAGGTTGCGCCGTTTGATGTGCGTGCTAGTGGATTTGCCGGCGGTGGTATCTCTGCTGTTACACGCTCAGGTACAAATGCTTTGTCGGGTTCGGTATATTATTTCATGCGCAATGAAAATTTAACAGGAAAGACGCCTCCAGATTTAGTGCGTGGCGAGGAGGTTCGAAAAAAGCTTGAGGATTATAAAGAGCGTCAAATGGGGTTTCGCCTAGGGGGACCAATCATAAAAGACCGCTTGTTTTTCTTCGCCAATTACGAACGAACAGAGAATGTGACGCCGCTGGGTTACCTTCCGGGAACTAGTGCTTCAAACATTCCTTTGGACGCTGTAAAGAAAGTGGCAGAATTGGCGACAGCGATGGGTTATAAACCTGGAGATTACTTGGATTTGGAGTCTAATAATTATTCGGACAAGATTTTCACTCGTTTCGATTTAAACATTAATGAACGACATAAGTTAACCGCAAGATATAGCTATGTTAAGGGGTCGGCATTTCAGATTTCGAGAAGTGCTTCTTCTGTAAATTTTAACAATGCAGGTATTTTGAGAAAAAGTGATACGCATTCAGGTGTTATCGAATTGAATAGTAGATTTTCAAATGTGTTGTCCAATAATCTAGTGCTCGGTTATTCCAATATCCGTGAGCCACGTGCATTTCCTGGTGATCCGTTTCCACGCGTCGCTATTAATGGTAAGAACCGAAATATCAATTTGGGGCCAGAACCATTTTCGACCATTAACCAATTGAATCAGGATATTTTTACAGTCACTAATAACTTAACGCTCTTCCAAGGCAATCATACCGTTACTTTCGGAACGCATAATGAGTTTTATAAGATGTATAATGGTTTTATCGGAAGTGCTTTTGGAAATTATACTTTTACTGATTCTCCAGCAACCGATATTAATCCGAACACCCAAGCACCATATACTGCGATTGAGAATTTTGAGCGTCGCATGGCGAGCAATTTTCAATACAACTATAGTGCAACCAGCGATCCTAGGCAAGGTGCAGATATTAGTGCAATGCAGTTGGGTTTTTATATTCAGGATGAATTTCAAGTTGCAACGAATTTCAAATTGAACGGGGGATTGCGCGTGGATATCCCGATTTATACGAGTAGTCCGTTAGAGAATACGGATTTTAACAATTCTATATTAGCAAAACAATATGATGTGCAGACTAACAGGATGCCTAAAACTGCGTTTCTATGGTCGCCAAGAGTCGGTTTTCATTGGGATGTGGAAGGTAATCGTTCTTTAGTATTGCGTGGAGGTGTAGGTATATTTACCTCGAGATATCCATTTGTATGGTCTTCTGGAGCATTTACCCAAAGCGGTGTCTTGTTAGGCGGTGTTCAGGCAAGCGTTAGAAGTAATATGGCACCAAATATTACATTTATTCCAGATGCTAATAAACAGCCGAAAAGTACAGAAGAAATTAAACCTTCGGGAAATATATCGGTACTTGCACGTGATCTAAAATTACCTCAAATGGCACGAGTATCATTTGGTATGGATTACCAATTGCCGTGGGGTGTTCAAGCGACTGTAGATGCCATGTTTTCTAGGAACCTAAGTAATTTCCGTTTTAGGGATTTGAACAGCAAGGAACCAATCGGTCAGCTTGAGGGTGCTGATAATCGTTTGATGTACGATCCGGATGTTAGAAAACGTCGTGTGTTACCGAATTATACACAGGTGATTTATATTGACAACGTAAACAAAGGCTATGCGTGGTCTGGTACCGCTCAACTTTCGAAGCGCTTTGATCAAGGTTTTTTTGGATCAATAGCTTATACGTATACAGAATCTAAGGATTTATTCTCTGGATCATCGTCTCAAAACCAATCTAACTTCTTTAGGACAGGTACTGTCAATGGATCAAACAATATCACTTTAGGACATAATTCGTTTAGTACGGGTAGTCGCATTATCGCTTACGTTTCTTATCATAAAGAATATTTAAAGAATTTGGGATCTACAATTTCATTAGTCTATAATGGACAATCGGGGAATCGCTTTGCATATATGATTGCTGGAGATCCGGCCGGACATTCGGCAGGCAGAAGTGATCAATTCTCTTTGATGTACATTCCAAAAAATGCAAGTGAAATTAAATTTGTTGATATCCCGAAAGGATTAACGGCTGCACAGCAATCTGCAGAATTTGAGAAATATATTGAAGGGAATCCTTACTTGAAAAGCAGAAGAGGGCAATATGCTGAGATTAATGGTGATCGTACGCCATTTAGCCATCAGTTTGACTTAAAATTCTTGCAAGACTTGTTTGTCAACGTGGGAGGGAAGAAGAATACAGTTCAGATTTCAGTAGATATCATGAATGTAGGTGCACTATTAAATAAGAATTGGGGTAAACAATATCAAGGAGGTCAGAGTTTTTGGGATAATAATTTCCGCCCAATTGTATTTGATAGTTTCGAGAAAGATACCAATATCCCACAATATAGATTAGGTAACTTGAACGATGGAAAGCCGTATTATCAGCATAATCTTTCGTCACGTTGGTCCGCTCAAGTTGGGCTTAGATACCTTCTCAATTAG
- a CDS encoding TonB-dependent receptor translates to MKKSLLFFALVLASYGTIQAQVTTSSMTGVVTQTNGSTTSGATIKATHLPSGTNYSGSANDAGRFNLANMRVGGPYRIEVTYVGQDPVVYENIYLQLGQPFVLNPIFGDSATNIDEVVVTGRRGANDQKTGASTVIGKQQLESLPTLSRSLQDFTRLTPQATGSNSFGGANNRFNNITIDGAVNNDVFGLASSGTPGGQASTQPISLDAIQEIQVVLAPYDVTQGNFTGGGVNAVTRSGTNRFEGSAYMFFRNENTIGKSVLTGERSSKFSDNQYGFRLGGPIVKDKLFFFVNGEIGRRTSPLAGNAGEPGSAIQVATAESIAKYTLDKFGYDVGSIGPQDVQTQNSKIFTKVDWNINEKHSLAVRYNYIDAYDDNISRSGTFFRFGNNAYKFSNKQHVAVAELRSNFSNRFSNNLIVGYSAIRDNRDIAGGLFPQITINNVDGIAANSAELGSQRSSVANELDQDIFEFTNNFKWYVGKNTFTFGTHNEFFSFRNLFINNLNGRWDFNSVEDYLNNKPNRVRATYSLIDGNSRPSAEFSAAQLGFYAQGESEVIQNLKLTYGIRVDVPVISDKPLRNTKIETSFPGYRTDNTPSGKLLWAPRLGFNYDVQGDRSIIIRGGAGVFTGRVPFVWLSNQFSNSGLLFGTVDARGTAINGGKGFDPNVDNQKNMGTGSTRAEVNLVNEDFKIPQVARFNLAGDFKLPYGIEATLEGIYSKTMNNIVYSDINISGSQASIDASLTGGADKRPFYAGQRVNSGDFTNVILMDNTNKGYTYSLTAQLKKQFGNGFSAMVAYTNGGAESVNDGASSTALSNWEYVQIVNNANDPSLATSNFAIKHRVIGSLGYTVEYGRNKQFATGFSLFYAGNSGSPFTYLYNGDLNGDGAFANDLLYVPSSMNEIKLVDIKDRSGNVTATPQQQWDALDAYIKGDEYLSSRRGQYVERNGSFLPWQHQFDLRITQDLGVLANANKHKLQLTFDIFNVGNMLNKKWGRNYFVGNQALTLVSYTNSGYTFSAPKENLPYTVSDLSSRWQGQIGIRYIFN, encoded by the coding sequence ATGAAGAAATCTTTACTTTTCTTTGCTTTGGTTCTTGCGAGCTACGGAACTATCCAAGCGCAAGTAACCACGAGTAGCATGACGGGTGTGGTGACTCAAACCAACGGATCCACTACTTCAGGTGCTACTATTAAAGCAACCCACTTACCTTCAGGAACGAATTACTCGGGTTCTGCAAATGATGCGGGTCGCTTTAACCTTGCTAACATGCGTGTTGGCGGTCCTTACCGTATCGAAGTAACATACGTAGGACAAGATCCGGTAGTATATGAAAATATCTACTTACAATTGGGTCAACCATTCGTTCTTAATCCAATTTTTGGAGATTCGGCAACGAATATTGATGAAGTTGTTGTAACGGGCAGAAGAGGTGCAAATGATCAAAAAACGGGTGCTTCAACGGTTATTGGAAAGCAGCAATTAGAATCATTACCTACCTTGAGCAGAAGTTTACAAGACTTCACAAGATTGACTCCTCAAGCAACAGGAAGCAACTCTTTCGGAGGTGCAAACAACCGTTTTAACAACATCACAATTGATGGAGCGGTAAACAATGACGTATTTGGTTTAGCTAGTTCTGGTACTCCAGGTGGTCAAGCAAGTACTCAGCCGATTTCATTAGACGCGATTCAAGAGATTCAAGTAGTGTTGGCTCCTTATGATGTAACACAAGGTAACTTCACCGGTGGTGGTGTGAATGCAGTTACTAGATCTGGTACAAACAGATTTGAAGGTTCTGCTTACATGTTTTTTAGAAATGAAAATACCATTGGTAAAAGTGTTCTAACTGGTGAGCGTTCAAGCAAATTCTCAGACAACCAATACGGTTTTAGACTTGGTGGTCCAATCGTTAAAGATAAATTATTCTTTTTCGTGAATGGTGAAATTGGAAGAAGAACTTCTCCATTAGCAGGAAACGCAGGAGAGCCTGGATCAGCGATTCAAGTAGCGACTGCAGAATCTATCGCTAAATATACACTTGATAAATTCGGTTATGATGTAGGTTCGATTGGTCCACAAGACGTTCAGACTCAAAACAGTAAGATTTTCACGAAAGTTGACTGGAATATTAATGAAAAACATTCGTTAGCAGTTCGTTATAATTATATCGATGCTTACGATGATAACATTAGCCGTTCAGGAACTTTCTTTAGATTTGGTAACAACGCTTACAAATTCTCAAACAAGCAACATGTTGCGGTAGCGGAATTAAGAAGTAACTTCTCAAATCGTTTTTCAAATAACTTAATTGTTGGTTATTCAGCGATTAGAGATAACCGCGATATCGCAGGTGGATTATTCCCACAAATTACTATCAACAACGTCGATGGAATCGCTGCTAACTCTGCAGAACTTGGTTCTCAAAGAAGTTCAGTAGCGAATGAATTAGATCAAGATATCTTCGAATTCACAAACAACTTCAAATGGTATGTTGGTAAGAATACATTTACTTTCGGTACGCACAACGAATTCTTTAGCTTTAGAAACTTATTCATCAATAACCTAAACGGTCGTTGGGATTTCAATAGCGTTGAAGATTATTTAAACAATAAGCCAAATCGTGTACGCGCTACATATTCATTAATTGATGGAAATAGCAGACCTTCTGCAGAATTCAGTGCAGCGCAATTAGGGTTTTATGCACAAGGTGAGTCGGAAGTAATTCAGAACCTAAAATTGACTTACGGTATCCGTGTTGACGTTCCTGTTATCAGTGACAAACCACTAAGAAACACAAAAATTGAAACTTCATTTCCTGGATATAGAACTGATAATACACCAAGCGGTAAATTATTATGGGCTCCACGTTTAGGTTTCAACTATGATGTTCAAGGAGACCGTTCAATTATCATTCGTGGTGGTGCGGGCGTTTTCACAGGACGTGTTCCATTTGTATGGTTGTCTAACCAATTCTCAAATAGCGGATTATTGTTCGGTACAGTGGATGCGAGAGGAACAGCAATCAATGGCGGAAAAGGATTTGATCCTAACGTTGACAACCAAAAGAATATGGGTACTGGATCAACAAGAGCTGAGGTTAACTTAGTAAATGAAGATTTCAAAATTCCTCAAGTTGCACGTTTTAACTTAGCAGGTGATTTCAAATTACCTTACGGAATCGAGGCTACTTTAGAAGGTATTTATTCTAAGACAATGAACAATATCGTTTATTCTGATATTAACATTTCTGGATCTCAAGCTTCTATTGATGCATCTTTAACTGGTGGCGCGGACAAACGTCCTTTTTATGCAGGACAACGCGTAAATTCTGGTGATTTTACAAACGTAATCTTAATGGATAACACTAATAAAGGTTACACTTACAGCTTAACGGCTCAATTGAAAAAGCAATTCGGAAACGGATTTAGCGCAATGGTAGCTTATACGAATGGTGGTGCAGAATCTGTAAATGATGGTGCTAGCAGTACAGCGTTATCGAACTGGGAGTATGTTCAAATCGTGAACAATGCTAACGATCCTTCATTAGCGACTTCAAACTTTGCTATCAAACACCGCGTTATCGGTTCATTAGGTTACACTGTTGAGTACGGAAGAAATAAACAATTTGCAACAGGATTTAGCTTATTCTACGCAGGTAACTCTGGTTCTCCATTCACTTACCTATATAACGGTGACTTAAACGGTGACGGCGCATTTGCTAATGACTTACTTTATGTTCCATCTTCAATGAACGAAATTAAGTTAGTTGATATCAAAGATCGTTCAGGTAATGTAACAGCTACTCCTCAACAACAATGGGATGCGTTAGATGCTTATATCAAAGGTGATGAGTACTTATCTTCAAGAAGAGGTCAATACGTAGAAAGAAATGGATCTTTCCTACCTTGGCAACACCAATTCGATTTAAGAATTACTCAAGATTTAGGTGTTTTAGCTAATGCAAACAAACACAAATTGCAATTGACATTCGATATTTTCAATGTTGGAAATATGTTGAACAAGAAATGGGGTAGAAACTACTTCGTAGGAAACCAAGCTTTAACATTAGTAAGTTACACCAATTCTGGTTATACTTTCAGTGCTCCTAAAGAAAATCTTCCTTACACAGTTTCGGATCTATCTTCTAGATGGCAAGGTCAAATTGGTATTCGCTATATCTTTAATTAA
- a CDS encoding lipocalin-like domain-containing protein: MINTELKDYLVGRWNLCFRGAQVGGNLEVDFNEDCEGQTYYQFNDDQSGTDKFYIYSGGSCEEQAAGTFNWDVREHILIRNESLTDEDFVSVAEYEVFPIDENKMEWRIQILSDDEEEEQLFIMRWQRN; this comes from the coding sequence ATGATAAACACAGAATTGAAAGACTACCTCGTTGGAAGATGGAACTTATGCTTTAGAGGCGCGCAGGTTGGAGGTAATTTAGAGGTTGATTTTAATGAAGACTGCGAAGGTCAGACTTATTACCAGTTTAATGATGATCAAAGTGGAACAGATAAATTCTACATCTACTCAGGAGGTTCTTGTGAAGAGCAAGCGGCAGGCACCTTCAACTGGGATGTACGCGAGCATATTCTAATCAGAAACGAAAGTTTAACTGACGAAGATTTTGTCAGTGTTGCAGAATATGAAGTCTTTCCAATCGATGAAAACAAAATGGAATGGCGTATTCAGATTCTTTCGGATGATGAGGAAGAAGAGCAATTATTTATAATGCGCTGGCAACGGAATTAA
- a CDS encoding LOG family protein has translation MIKDDKIRNSFANKNWQEIKVKDSWQIFKIMSEFVDGFEKLAKIGPCVSIFGSARTPDEHKYYQMTVEIARLLAERGYGVISGGGPGIMEAANKGAYTAGGKSVGLNIELPHEQFHNKYIDRDKLLEFNYFFVRKVMFMKYSQGYIVLPGGFGTMDELFEAITLIQTGKIARFPIVLVGSEYWGGLFEWIKNTMLTNKYISEEDLMLYRMVDSAEEATEHIFRFYDKYLLKPNF, from the coding sequence ATGATAAAAGACGATAAAATTAGAAACTCCTTCGCCAATAAAAATTGGCAGGAAATAAAAGTTAAAGATTCCTGGCAAATCTTTAAAATCATGTCAGAGTTTGTAGATGGATTTGAAAAATTAGCGAAAATTGGGCCATGTGTTTCCATCTTTGGATCTGCAAGAACTCCTGACGAACATAAGTACTACCAAATGACTGTAGAAATTGCTCGCTTACTTGCAGAGCGTGGCTATGGCGTTATTTCAGGAGGAGGTCCTGGAATTATGGAGGCCGCAAATAAAGGCGCTTATACAGCCGGAGGAAAGTCTGTAGGATTAAATATTGAATTACCGCATGAGCAATTTCACAATAAATATATTGATCGCGACAAATTGCTTGAATTCAATTACTTCTTCGTTCGAAAAGTAATGTTTATGAAATATTCACAAGGGTATATTGTACTTCCTGGTGGATTTGGAACTATGGACGAGCTTTTCGAAGCAATTACGTTAATTCAAACAGGAAAGATCGCGCGCTTTCCGATTGTGTTGGTTGGCTCCGAATACTGGGGTGGATTGTTTGAATGGATCAAGAATACGATGTTGACTAACAAATATATCTCCGAAGAAGATTTAATGCTATATCGTATGGTTGACTCGGCGGAAGAAGCAACAGAGCATATTTTCCGTTTCTACGACAAGTATTTGTTGAAACCGAACTTCTAA
- a CDS encoding Gfo/Idh/MocA family protein, whose protein sequence is MNRRKFISSAALGAAAFTILPRHVLGGNGFLAPSDRINLGYIGVGKQVGTLLNGLMGLPETMIMAAADVDSTKLNRFLTNANKKNAEKSGHQVQGYKDYRELLERKDIDAVVIASPDHWHALHVVHAAKAGKDIYCEKPLALTIDEGRSMVDAVRKYKRVLQTGSMQRSYYNFRQAADLIRNGYIGEIKEVNVSVGVPVKECDLPWLEAPAHLDWDMWIGPSLYRGYHPVLSPLLDAKEWAMWRLYHGFGGGYITDWGAHMFDIVQWALDMDHSGPVSFTPPSQADASEGLYYTYKNGVKVHHKSWGKFNAIQFIGSEGKIEVSREFLNSDKENLPKLQIPEKDRKVYYSENHYKDFVDAIKKRSKPICDVEIGHRTATVCNAINIAYQLQKPLKWDPKKEQFDNAYANNLKSRPYRGAWDYKDF, encoded by the coding sequence ATGAACAGACGGAAATTTATTAGTTCTGCCGCTCTTGGTGCTGCAGCATTTACAATTCTTCCCAGACATGTGCTTGGAGGCAATGGCTTTTTAGCGCCTAGCGATCGTATAAACCTTGGATATATTGGGGTTGGAAAGCAAGTCGGAACATTGTTGAATGGTTTGATGGGCCTTCCAGAAACAATGATTATGGCTGCCGCTGATGTGGATAGCACTAAATTGAATCGATTTCTAACCAATGCCAATAAAAAGAATGCAGAGAAGTCAGGACATCAGGTTCAGGGCTATAAAGATTATCGCGAATTATTAGAACGGAAAGATATTGATGCTGTGGTTATTGCTTCGCCAGATCATTGGCATGCGCTTCATGTTGTCCATGCAGCAAAGGCTGGCAAGGATATTTATTGCGAGAAGCCACTAGCATTGACTATTGACGAGGGGCGATCGATGGTCGATGCCGTTCGGAAATATAAGCGCGTATTGCAAACTGGAAGTATGCAGCGATCCTATTATAATTTCCGACAAGCGGCTGATTTAATAAGAAATGGATATATCGGCGAGATTAAGGAGGTTAATGTTTCGGTGGGCGTACCTGTGAAGGAATGTGATTTGCCTTGGTTAGAAGCGCCTGCACATCTAGATTGGGATATGTGGATTGGCCCTTCACTATATAGAGGCTACCATCCGGTATTAAGTCCTCTATTAGATGCGAAAGAGTGGGCAATGTGGCGTTTATATCATGGCTTTGGGGGAGGTTATATTACCGATTGGGGAGCTCATATGTTTGATATTGTCCAATGGGCATTGGATATGGACCATTCGGGACCTGTTTCGTTCACGCCGCCAAGTCAAGCAGATGCATCCGAAGGCTTGTATTATACCTACAAAAATGGAGTGAAAGTTCATCATAAGTCTTGGGGTAAGTTTAACGCAATTCAGTTTATCGGCTCCGAAGGAAAAATTGAAGTATCACGAGAGTTCTTAAACTCGGATAAGGAGAATTTACCGAAGTTGCAGATTCCGGAGAAAGATCGAAAAGTCTATTATTCCGAGAATCATTATAAAGATTTTGTCGATGCAATTAAAAAGCGTTCTAAGCCGATATGCGACGTCGAAATTGGTCATAGAACTGCTACGGTGTGTAACGCAATAAATATCGCGTATCAGCTTCAAAAGCCGCTTAAATGGGATCCTAAAAAGGAACAGTTTGATAACGCTTATGCAAACAATTTGAAATCACGACCTTATCGCGGAGCTTGGGATTACAAGGATTTTTAG
- the recR gene encoding recombination mediator RecR produces the protein MNFSSKLLEQAVEEFGKLPGVGKKTALRLVLHLLKQSDADVSRFTTSLDRLKSDIKYCKTCFNISDHDVCEICSSVKRDRHIVCVVEDTRDVMAIENTNQFNGLYHVLGGLISPMEGVGPADLKIEGLIDRVRSGEIQEVILALSATMEGDTTIFYLYRKLRDFQIQISTIARGISFGGELEYVDEITLGRSIATRIPYERNVG, from the coding sequence ATGAATTTTTCATCAAAACTATTAGAACAAGCGGTTGAGGAGTTTGGTAAGCTGCCAGGAGTAGGGAAGAAGACTGCTCTTCGATTGGTATTACATCTTTTAAAACAATCTGATGCCGATGTTTCTCGATTTACAACATCCTTAGATCGCTTAAAAAGCGATATTAAGTATTGTAAAACTTGTTTTAATATTTCTGATCATGATGTATGTGAAATATGTAGTTCAGTAAAGCGTGATCGCCATATCGTTTGCGTTGTCGAAGATACTAGAGATGTGATGGCGATTGAAAATACGAATCAGTTTAATGGTCTATATCACGTACTTGGTGGATTAATTTCTCCAATGGAGGGAGTAGGTCCAGCCGACTTAAAGATTGAGGGGTTAATTGACCGTGTGCGTTCTGGAGAGATTCAAGAAGTCATACTCGCGTTGAGTGCAACGATGGAAGGCGACACTACGATTTTCTACCTTTATCGGAAATTACGCGATTTTCAAATTCAGATTAGTACGATTGCTCGCGGTATTTCATTCGGCGGCGAGTTAGAATATGTGGATGAAATAACGCTAGGACGATCAATAGCTACCCGTATTCCATATGAGCGTAATGTAGGTTAG
- a CDS encoding alpha/beta hydrolase has product MTKILCTIFLLGCAFLSFSQERIYLYEKEVPNSKPGENLEEDLPNNQVDTITKFVSKPSLTVYLPQKGKSNGTAVIIYPGGGYHVLLSKREGSDVAKKFNELGVTAFVLRYRLPDDRVMVDKSISPLQDAQAAMLYVRTHTKQWNLNPEKIGIMGYSAGGHLAAMMGTHYEDLKINNPNGIKLRPDFLILVNPVVSFTDSIGHIGSRDNLLGKNPSVEKIRYFSNELHVNSQTPASFLVHAGSDEVVSVKNSLSFYNRLLDNQVRAEMHIYGFGEHGFLTAPTFDEWFGRCCYWMKSMSLL; this is encoded by the coding sequence ATGACTAAAATACTGTGTACAATATTCTTATTGGGCTGTGCTTTCCTGAGCTTCAGTCAAGAGCGCATTTATCTCTATGAAAAAGAGGTTCCTAATTCGAAACCCGGAGAGAATTTGGAAGAAGATCTCCCCAACAATCAAGTCGATACCATCACAAAATTTGTATCAAAGCCTAGTCTAACAGTTTATCTTCCTCAAAAAGGAAAAAGCAACGGAACCGCAGTGATTATCTATCCTGGTGGTGGGTATCATGTGTTGCTCAGCAAACGAGAAGGATCCGATGTAGCGAAGAAGTTTAATGAACTTGGAGTTACAGCCTTTGTGTTGCGGTATAGATTGCCAGACGACAGAGTAATGGTCGATAAGTCGATTAGTCCATTGCAGGATGCGCAAGCCGCAATGCTTTATGTGAGGACACATACAAAACAATGGAATCTTAATCCAGAAAAGATTGGTATTATGGGTTATTCTGCTGGTGGCCATCTTGCTGCTATGATGGGAACTCATTACGAGGATCTGAAGATTAATAATCCCAACGGAATAAAATTAAGGCCTGACTTTCTCATTTTAGTAAACCCAGTAGTCAGTTTTACAGATAGCATAGGGCATATTGGTTCACGAGATAATCTTTTAGGCAAAAATCCAAGTGTAGAGAAAATCCGATACTTCTCCAATGAATTGCATGTCAATTCACAAACGCCAGCAAGCTTTCTTGTCCATGCAGGTTCAGACGAAGTAGTCTCTGTAAAAAATAGTCTATCTTTCTATAATCGACTTTTAGATAATCAAGTACGCGCAGAAATGCATATCTATGGTTTTGGGGAGCACGGATTTCTCACTGCACCAACCTTTGATGAATGGTTTGGTCGCTGTTGCTATTGGATGAAAAGCATGTCGCTATTATAA